ttctgttaattcggtacctaacttaaaaatgaattctgtctaattcggcaggaaaaccagaatttgtccaaattaaaaccaatttaaataattctattcggtttaattctgattaattcgaaaataattctccaatttctggttctgaatccgaattaaactgaattaaaacgaatttgaaatttctaaatcggatttattctgtttaatccaaattcaaatttttaattcagttgaattctgttttgcagaattcgacagaatataacagaattaaaatttttaattcggtcgaattcagttgtttaatcagggtagaTTAACGAAGAGCACTGAACGATTACTCTACAtttcagagaaaaaaatgcttgaatagattcaaaattttattcgaagtgcaaataatttttcatcataacatgaaaatttaatatttcaaagcCGATCAGAATTTAATTGATTCGAgtcaagtaattttaaaagttacgaATATAATTCTAAAACTTTCAGTTAACCCGCTCGGAAAAAGTATATCTCCGTATATATTCGAGCAAATCTGAATATATATgacatatattcaattttttccgtatatatcctggatatattttttcgtacgGGAATTAAAATGTCgacgaataattcaaaaagctGCGAATTATTCCATCTTTTGATTGTATCGAATTATTAAATTCGATTAAAATACCATTCGCACAcctcaatatatattattaactatatttattttgtttattaaaggCAATCGAAATAAACTTCGAAGGATCAGTCATGAAAGTGAAAACTTGTCATTGGaacattaataattcatatgaATGTACTTATAAAACTTatgatttttctgaaaatcaCGGTTACCATATTTCCGGCGATAAAGTTTCTGCTATTGGTCAGGATTCTATCAGTAGTGATGGCGCGAATATTACTTTCAACGAAGACAACAACAATGAAGAGGAATTATGTCCAAGTGAAACCAGCGGAATCATCGCTATTAATAACGATAATAACAAAGTTAAAAACTGTGTCTTCGAAAGCATAAAGGGTTCGCtcgctattaaaaataaaaataataatagaaataccATCACTATTAATCATGATAGCAatgaaataaaacttgataacaagaacaataatattaataaaataaaaattaatggtaATAGTGAATATATAGAGATGcgaaatgataacaataatcgTGTGGAATTAACTATTGAAGGtaatagtaaatatattaaagttattaatCGTTATAATAATGTTTGCACAATTACTATTACTGGTAACAATGGACATATTGATATTAACAACGGTTATAATAACAAGAATACAGTAACTGTTAAAGGATTAAGAGGAGTTATTAATACTATTAACAAGAACGGGTGGAATAATGTTAACACTATTCAtgctgataattattaaattactgactgtaaagttaattaattaataacaaaaatgattaataataaattagttagatataatgttatatgaatattatgaACATATTAACATATTACTTGCTCATATGTGAACACACgtaatatactctttaaatatgaattagtgatttttcactaatttcaagtgaatattcactaattgtcaatgctgcaatcgtaccacgcagaattagtgaatattcacgaattttaagtgaatattcactaattgtcaatgctacaatctaccacgcagaattagtgatttttcactaattttaagtgaacattcactaattgtcaatgctgcAATCGtgccacgcagaattagtgatttttcactaattttaagtgaaaattcactaattgtcaatgctacaatcgtgccacgcagaattagtgatttttcactaattataagtgaatattcactaattgtcaatgttgcaatcgtaccacgcaaaattagtgaatattaactaattttaagtgaatattcactaattgtcaatgctacaatcataccacgcagaattagtgatttttcactaatttcaagtgaatattcactgattgtCAATGCTgcaatcgtaccacgcagaattagtgatttttcactaattttaagtgaatattcactaattgtcaatgctgcaatcgtaccacgcagaattagtgatttttcactaattttaagtgaatattcactaattgtcaatgctacaatcgtacgtaccacgcagaattagtgatttttcactaattttaaatgaatattcactaattgtcaatgctgcaatcgtaccacgcagaattagtgatttttcactaattttgagtgaatattcactaattgtcaatgctaccatcgtaccacgcagaattagtgatttttcactaattttgagtgaatattcactaattgtcaatgctgcaatcgtaccacgcagaattagtgattttccactaatttcaagtaaatatacactaattgtcaatgctaccatcgtaccacgcagaattcgtgatttttcactaattttaagtgaatattcactaattgtcaatgctacaatcgtaccacacagaattagtgaatattcactaaatgaatatgtgaatattagaattcactgatttgataagtgaatatgagaatccactaaattgaaaagtgaatatgggaatccactgatttcatcggtgaaaaaaaatattatattgcgaaaaaaaatataagacacttgtaattagatccgaaatgtgattaatgtattagaatcattacttagaggaagtatacatgatattttgattgatgaaaaaatcccggtgactgctgggctcgaacctgcatccttccgattcaaagtctttgacgctatccactgcgctgacctacgcatgtgatcgcgtgagtgtaaatagtatattcgttatgataccaaacaatcactgatgaagaaataaaaaatccacgatgttatgattgacgtactcttcatataaatatattattgttctgtacttctatttttttttattttgaaagttttttattaaaatttttaaaaatagtaccacaattattaattatatttatatctagtaaaatatttaattatttgctagttaaagtcactagtgaaattgtgaaattcataaattaagaagtgaataacagtttgacttgtagaaattatgaaaatatcggtagttcagtagtgaaaatcactaatttgctagtgaaaattatagtactaaatttattagtgagaattcactaatttgttatttaaatacactgattatgaagtgaatactgtttcactaacgtaattaattaaatttctactaattcatgtttagagagtatatGATACCGTTTGATTAATGAGACTCTATAttaatatctaaatattttttttctggaaaAATTACGATTGATgtggataataaaaattatgtaccACAAATTAtgaatgtaataaatataccAATGCactataaatattgtaaaaaaataatatttgtttatatcaATGAATTACGATATATTTAAGGTTGTACTTAACGAGCTTTcaggaattttgaaaactttctaagagataagttgtaggagaTAAaacgatctacaaaaaaggtcttataaCATTTCATGATAAGTCTAATAGTTTCGCCGGGATGTCacaatactaaaatttactacgatttaaattttgaccttgaataatttttggaaaaattaaatttatcgaaaaattacaGCCTTTTTGACTTTCCAGCAGGCATACGTGTTGACTTCTCTGATACACTTATGTGCTGGTAAGTTAAAGAATTCCACGTGTGAAAACGAAATTTCTCCACTTTTCGAAAatgagaaatgaaaaattacgatTAGCGACCTCTTAATTTTGAAGAGAAGTTCTGAGAGAAAGTTCCGAGTTAATagaattt
The DNA window shown above is from Microplitis mediator isolate UGA2020A chromosome 1, iyMicMedi2.1, whole genome shotgun sequence and carries:
- the LOC130667512 gene encoding probable basic-leucine zipper transcription factor S encodes the protein MALKCLSILFFLMGIAEIRAIEINFEGSVMKVKTCHWNINNSYECTYKTYDFSENHGYHISGDKVSAIGQDSISSDGANITFNEDNNNEEELCPSETSGIIAINNDNNKVKNCVFESIKGSLAIKNKNNNRNTITINHDSNEIKLDNKNNNINKIKINGNSEYIEMRNDNNNRVELTIEGNSKYIKVINRYNNVCTITITGNNGHIDINNGYNNKNTVTVKGLRGVINTINKNGWNNVNTIHADNY